In Roseibium algicola, the DNA window ACATAGCTTCTGCGCTGCTGACCTTCGAAAACGGTGTCCATGGTGTCGTATCGACCTCGCGCAGTGCCTGGGGCCGCAAGAGCTACATCGGCTTCGAGGTGCATGGAACGGAAGGCATGATTACCTTTGATCAGGAGCGCATGAACGAACTCCGTCTCTATCAGAACCGGGGCGAGCTTGCCGAACAGGGTTTCAAGACGTTGCTCAGCGGGCCAGCTCATCCGCCGTACGGGCAATTCGTTCCGGCCGCCGGCCATCAGCTCGGGTTCAACGATCTGAAGGTGATAGAGGTTCATGAGTTCCTGACGGCGATTTCAGAAGGGCGCAATGCCGTGCCGTCGTTCCGGGAGGCGCTTCATTTTGAAGCGGTCATTCATGCGATTGCCGAGGCTGGAGAGACGGGCACCCGGGTGCGGGTCTCCAGAGCGGACTGACGCCGACAGCATCCCACTGTCTATCGCTCACTTTATTGTTCAATGGGCGCGAACAGGCCGGTTCCTGTTCGCGCCCTTTATCTGTTGCGGATGATCCCTATAAACTCTTGAGAATACAGACCGTTGGTTTGCCTTGCCTGGCGGGCCTTGCCGGCTCTGCGGGCTTACTCAGATCCGGGAGATCCTCTTGGCCAAGGTAATCGTTTTCTTTGCCCACCCACGACCGCACAGGTCGGAGGTGAACCTGCCGCTGTTTGAAACCGCGCGGTCGATCAAGGAGATCACAACCGTCGATCTTTATGCGGACTATCCGGATTTCAGCATCGATATCGACCGGGAACAGGACCGCCTGCGGGCTCATGACGTGGTTGTCTTCCAGCATCCGCTTTACTGGTATTCGGCTCCCGCCATCATGAAAGAGTGGCAGGATCTGGTTCTGGAACATGGCTTTGCCTATGGTCATGCCGGCAAGGCATTGCATGGCAAGGTGTTTCTGAACGCGGTCACGACCGGTGCCAAACCGGATGCCTATTCGCAAACGGGCATGAACCATGCCGAGTTGCGCAGCTTGCTGGGCCCATTCGAAAAGACGGCGGATCTGTGCGGCATGCGCTACCT includes these proteins:
- a CDS encoding NAD(P)H-dependent oxidoreductase; this translates as MAKVIVFFAHPRPHRSEVNLPLFETARSIKEITTVDLYADYPDFSIDIDREQDRLRAHDVVVFQHPLYWYSAPAIMKEWQDLVLEHGFAYGHAGKALHGKVFLNAVTTGAKPDAYSQTGMNHAELRSLLGPFEKTADLCGMRYLAPFALFGAGRALEENRFEAHRHAYGKLLNALVRDQLDLAKAAVAPVLPDDLDAFLLAGETV